The DNA region GGAATCTCGTAAGTCATGCTCCTCATCTTACGGCCTGTACGTCCTGTACATTTTTTACAGAAGGAGGAGTGCCATGAACGGCATCGGCAGCACGCGGAGCACCATGCGGTACGTCCTTCCGGAGTTCACCGAGCGCACGAGCTCCGGGACCCGCACCCTCGACCCCTACTCCAAGCTGCTCCAGGAGCGGATCGTCCTCCTGGGCGCACCCGTCGACGAGACCTCGGCCAACGACGTCATCGCGCAGTTCCTGCACCTGGACTACGCCTCGCCCGGGCAGGTGATCAGCCTGTACATCAACTCCCCGGGCGGCTCGGTCAGCGCCATGACCTCGGTCTACGACACGATCCGCACGGTCTCCTGCGAGGTGGAGACCATCTGCCTCGGCCAGGCCGTCGGGCCGGCCGCGGTGCTGCTCGCGGCGGGTTCGCCCGGTCGCCGGCTCGCCCTGCCGGGCGCCCGGATCGTGCTGCAGCAGCCCTCGCTCGACGAGCCGTTGCAGGGACAGCCCAGCGATCTCGACGTCCAGGCACGGGAATTGCTGCGCCAGCGCGAGCTGATCGCCCGCCTGCTCGCGGACCACACCGGACAGGACCGG from Streptomyces fradiae includes:
- a CDS encoding ATP-dependent Clp protease proteolytic subunit, yielding MNGIGSTRSTMRYVLPEFTERTSSGTRTLDPYSKLLQERIVLLGAPVDETSANDVIAQFLHLDYASPGQVISLYINSPGGSVSAMTSVYDTIRTVSCEVETICLGQAVGPAAVLLAAGSPGRRLALPGARIVLQQPSLDEPLQGQPSDLDVQARELLRQRELIARLLADHTGQDRERIDADLDRVTVLDAPAARAYGLVDHVVRSRRASAGAGEE